The sequence below is a genomic window from Bosea sp. F3-2.
GGCATCTCGGCCTATGTCGCCACGCCCGGGTCATCAGCGCTATACGGCGACAAATGGGATCGACTGCTGCTGCCGCCGCGCGCGCTCGACAGGGTTTCGATCGCCATGCCGGTGCCCGCGCTCGGGGGAGCGATCAGTGTCGGCTTCGCGCATGTGAAGCCGGTTGTCGGACCAGCCAATCGCATCATCAACGCGAGCTATACCCGGCCTCTGTTCGGAGGCGGCTCCTTCTACGCGACATTCTTCACCGATCTGGCTGATCAGAAATCAGCCGGGGTTTTCGCAGGCCTGTCCTTTCCGTTCGGGACTGCCATCACGACCTCGACCGGCGCCAGCCGCTCGGGCTCGGCCTGGTCGCTGGCGGCGGACATCAACAAGCCGCTGCAACAGGAAGCCGGAAGCTTTGGCTGGCGGATACGCGACGTTGAAGGGCCTGCCGATCAGAAGCGGCGCTCGGCATCGTTCGCCTACCGCGGAAGCAGCGGCCAGATCGAGGCCGGCGTCGCGCAAAGCGATAGCGCCGCCGCCGCCACGGTCCAGCTGGATGGATCGGTCGCGATCGCAGGAGGTGGCATCTTCATCGGCAACCGGATCGACGACGCATTCGCCGTGGCAAAGGTGGGGGTGCCCGACGTGGACGTGCTCTTCGAAAATCGTGTCGTCGCCCGCACCGATGCTTCCGGCAGCGCGCTCATTCCGACGCTCCGCTCCTATCAGGCCAACAAGATCTCGATCGATGCCCGAGGCCTCCCTGTCGATGCATTGGCGGAAACAACCGTGGAAGTGCGTGCTCCTGCGGATCGGGCCGGCGTGGTCGTCGATTTTGGCGTGAGGTCAGCCAGCAGCGCTGCCATCGTCATTCTCCAGGATGCAGCCGGGCGACCGCTCAAGGTCGGTTCGACGGGCGCGCTCCAGCCAGGTCTGAGGGGCACGGGCGCCGCCGCTCCCGAATTCACGATCGGATATGACGGCCGAGCCTTCATCGAGAATTTGGCCGCGGACAACGAGATTGTCGTGCAGTCCGAGACGGGTGGATGCCGCGCCCGGTTTCCCTTCACTCCGCGTGAAAACACGCAGGTCACGATTGGGCCGGTGCGATGCCAATAGCTTCCCGGATTCGCTCACTCTGCATTGCGGCTGCGATTATCGCATTGGCGGGGCTGCTTCTGGCCAAACCTGCCGCGGCGCAGTCCTGCTCCTTGAGCATGACCCCCCTGGCCTTCGGCAACATCGATGTCACCGCCAATGCCGTGGTGAACGGAACCGGGACCGCGACGGTTTCATGCACAGGGCTGGCGCTCTCGACGGTTGGCGTCTGCATCGATCTCGGAGCCGGGAGCGGCGGCGGCACGAACGCGGCCAACCGCATCATGGCGAACGGCAGCAACCAGCTGCGCTATGGCCTCTTTTCCGATGCGGCAGCCAGCGTCCCTTGGGGATCCGGGACCTGGCCCGGAGGGTCTGCCTCGCCGGTGGGCTTCAACATCGTCCTTTCACTCGGCGGCACCGGCAGCCACAGCCAGACGATCTATGGGCGCGTCTACAACGGCCAGGCCACCGCGGCGCCGGTGGCCTATAGCAGCAGCTTTTCCGGAGCAGATGCACGGATCCGCTACGGCCTCCTCTCTTACCTGCTCGGGTGCGATTTGCTCACGATCTCCCAGACAACAAGCTTCACGGTCACGGCAAACGTCCCCGCAACGTGCAGGATCACGACGAGTGATCTCAATTTCGGATCGATTGGTCTGCTTGCTGCGCCGCATGATGCGCTTACCACGCTCGCGCCCACCTGTACGAACGGCACCGCTTATCAGATCGGTCTGGATGGCGGGCTTTCGGGCGCCAGCGACCCGACACTGCGCCGCATGACGAAGGGAAGCGAGACCGTCA
It includes:
- a CDS encoding spore coat protein U domain-containing protein, which codes for MAGLLLAKPAAAQSCSLSMTPLAFGNIDVTANAVVNGTGTATVSCTGLALSTVGVCIDLGAGSGGGTNAANRIMANGSNQLRYGLFSDAAASVPWGSGTWPGGSASPVGFNIVLSLGGTGSHSQTIYGRVYNGQATAAPVAYSSSFSGADARIRYGLLSYLLGCDLLTISQTTSFTVTANVPATCRITTSDLNFGSIGLLAAPHDALTTLAPTCTNGTAYQIGLDGGLSGASDPTLRRMTKGSETVTYGLYRNTTRTQPFGNTLGSDTLADVGNGLPQTTYVYGRVPAQATPSPGLYSDTILATLTY